One window of uncultured Methanoregula sp. genomic DNA carries:
- the pdxT gene encoding pyridoxal 5'-phosphate synthase glutaminase subunit PdxT: protein MDARIGVLALQGNVSEHIDAFLLALERMGHGSSSEVFEVRSPADLAGCHALAIPGGESTTISRLIDKNGLYEPIRQFKGGIFATCAGMVMMATEVADPRIHPLGLMEMTVDRNAFGRQRESFEADLALEDLGGGPFHAIFIRAPVVTRAGSGVKVLASVDQGIVAVEKGRHVAFSFHPELGNDTRLHERFLTGIGIVCTANE, encoded by the coding sequence GTGGACGCTAGGATTGGCGTACTGGCGCTCCAGGGGAATGTAAGCGAGCATATCGATGCGTTCCTCCTGGCGCTCGAACGGATGGGGCACGGCTCCTCGTCCGAGGTTTTCGAAGTGAGGAGCCCGGCGGATCTGGCCGGGTGTCATGCCCTTGCCATTCCCGGCGGGGAATCGACAACCATCTCCCGGCTCATCGACAAGAACGGACTCTACGAGCCGATCCGGCAGTTCAAAGGCGGTATTTTTGCCACCTGTGCCGGGATGGTGATGATGGCAACCGAGGTTGCCGATCCCCGGATCCATCCCCTGGGTCTCATGGAGATGACCGTTGACCGGAATGCGTTTGGCCGGCAGCGGGAATCATTTGAAGCCGATCTTGCTCTTGAGGATCTTGGCGGAGGTCCGTTTCACGCGATCTTCATCCGGGCTCCGGTGGTTACCCGGGCCGGCAGCGGAGTGAAGGTACTGGCATCCGTGGATCAGGGAATCGTTGCTGTTGAGAAAGGCCGGCATGTGGCCTTCTCGTTCCATCCCGAACTGGGAAATGATACCCGGCTCCACGAGCGGTTCCTGACAGGGATCGGCATTGTTTGTACCGCCAACGAATAA
- a CDS encoding adenosylcobalamin-dependent ribonucleoside-diphosphate reductase: MSASPVVDSILSARYLRKGEHSFEDICRRVASALTDDREEEARFFEAMQSLRFLPNSPTLMNAGTEIGQLSACFTLPVPDSIDGIFDAIKQGAIIHKSGGGTGYNFSHLRPEGSPVQSTDGVASGPVSFMRVFNAATEVIKQGGRRRGANMGILNVWHPDILPFIAAKTKEGEFSNFNISIMVNDRFMEHVARKQSGTVWITHPHTGESVTVGQIWDGIVDGIWKNGEPGILFYDEINRHNPTPQLGEIDTTNPCGEQPLLPYESCVLGSINLAACVHDGVLDENELKETARMATRFLDLVIERNVFPIPQIRDATLKTRKIGLGLMGVHDALLMAGLAYDSAEGRIWSERIMQLVTETAVEESRRLAEKYGSFPAWQGSIWKMHPMRNSAITTIAPTGTISLLAGCSSGIEPVFSFAYTRKNTVGKTFVIVNPVFSRMLKTTLAGQGLSMDALQKKIDEVIAHVHETGTVRDLHWLPQEFRALFKTALDISWKDHILMQAAFQKHVHASISKTVNMPSSATKEDCAEALILAWSLKLKGITIYRTGSREDVVLSLKEPAHAPVPAVAGRNEPEKILSFSTDRPRELSGRTYLCQSGCCRLYVTVNLLDGKPMEVFIRTVGSGGCEANSSALGRAISTGLQNGVPYTKFVKQFAKVNCIVSVKNPSSEGHSCADVVGRCIELSAKNQSITTLQDWDIKKVGEKRLCPDCREPLDFGEGCNKGICKNCGWTGCS, translated from the coding sequence ATGAGTGCATCACCCGTTGTTGACAGCATCCTCTCGGCCCGTTATTTACGGAAGGGGGAACATTCGTTTGAGGATATCTGCCGCCGCGTTGCATCGGCTCTTACCGATGACCGGGAAGAAGAAGCCCGCTTTTTTGAGGCCATGCAGTCCCTGCGTTTCCTCCCCAACTCCCCGACGCTGATGAATGCCGGTACAGAGATCGGCCAGCTGTCCGCCTGCTTCACCCTGCCGGTCCCGGATTCCATAGACGGAATCTTCGACGCGATAAAACAGGGAGCGATCATCCACAAGAGCGGCGGGGGAACCGGGTATAATTTCTCGCACCTGCGGCCTGAGGGCTCTCCCGTCCAGTCAACAGATGGGGTTGCCTCGGGGCCAGTCTCGTTCATGCGGGTCTTCAATGCCGCCACCGAGGTAATAAAGCAGGGCGGTCGTCGTCGCGGAGCGAACATGGGGATCCTCAATGTCTGGCATCCGGATATCCTGCCGTTCATTGCAGCTAAGACAAAGGAAGGCGAGTTTTCCAATTTCAACATCTCGATCATGGTCAATGACCGCTTCATGGAACATGTTGCCAGGAAACAGTCCGGGACAGTCTGGATCACCCACCCGCACACGGGAGAAAGCGTAACCGTCGGGCAGATCTGGGATGGTATCGTTGACGGTATCTGGAAGAACGGCGAACCGGGGATCCTGTTTTACGATGAGATCAACCGGCACAACCCGACGCCGCAGCTTGGTGAGATCGATACCACGAACCCCTGCGGAGAGCAGCCTCTCCTCCCCTACGAGAGCTGCGTGCTCGGCAGTATCAATCTTGCAGCGTGCGTTCATGATGGTGTACTTGACGAGAATGAGCTGAAAGAAACGGCCCGTATGGCAACCCGTTTCCTTGATCTGGTTATCGAGCGCAATGTCTTTCCCATCCCGCAGATACGGGATGCCACGCTGAAGACCCGGAAGATCGGCCTCGGTCTCATGGGCGTGCACGATGCCCTTCTCATGGCCGGCCTTGCCTACGATTCTGCCGAGGGAAGGATCTGGTCCGAACGCATCATGCAGCTCGTAACGGAGACTGCTGTGGAGGAATCCCGCAGGCTGGCTGAAAAATATGGTTCGTTCCCGGCCTGGCAGGGAAGTATCTGGAAGATGCACCCGATGAGGAATTCAGCGATAACCACGATCGCCCCCACCGGGACGATCTCTCTCCTTGCCGGCTGCTCGAGCGGTATAGAACCGGTTTTCTCGTTTGCCTATACCCGGAAGAATACTGTGGGCAAAACGTTTGTTATCGTCAACCCTGTATTCAGCAGGATGCTGAAGACAACCCTTGCCGGACAAGGGCTCTCCATGGATGCACTCCAGAAGAAGATAGACGAAGTCATCGCCCACGTCCACGAAACCGGAACCGTGCGCGATCTGCACTGGCTTCCTCAGGAGTTCCGGGCACTCTTCAAGACTGCGCTCGATATCAGCTGGAAAGATCACATCCTGATGCAGGCCGCATTCCAGAAACACGTCCACGCGTCCATCAGCAAGACGGTCAATATGCCTTCTTCCGCCACAAAAGAGGACTGTGCGGAAGCTCTCATTTTGGCCTGGTCCCTGAAGCTCAAGGGGATCACCATCTACCGGACGGGCAGCAGGGAAGATGTAGTTCTCTCGCTTAAGGAGCCCGCACATGCACCCGTTCCTGCAGTTGCCGGCAGGAACGAACCGGAAAAGATCCTCTCGTTCTCGACTGACCGCCCGCGGGAACTCTCCGGCAGGACATACCTCTGCCAGTCCGGGTGCTGCCGTCTCTATGTGACCGTGAACCTCCTTGACGGAAAGCCCATGGAAGTGTTCATCAGGACCGTCGGGAGCGGGGGTTGCGAGGCGAACAGCAGTGCTCTGGGCCGCGCCATCAGCACCGGTCTCCAGAACGGGGTGCCTTACACCAAGTTCGTCAAGCAGTTCGCCAAGGTCAACTGCATTGTCTCTGTCAAGAATCCCTCATCGGAAGGTCATTCCTGCGCCGATGTTGTGGGGCGCTGCATCGAACTTTCGGCCAAGAACCAGAGCATCACTACCCTGCAGGACTGGGACATCAAAAAAGTTGGGGAAAAGAGGCTCTGCCCTGACTGCCGGGAACCGCTGGATTTTGGGGAGGGCTGCAACAAGGGGATCTGTAAAAACTGCGGCTGGACAGGCTGCAGTTGA
- a CDS encoding DNA alkylation repair protein, translating to MDPVIERIRQELQSQADQEIQKTSRRFFKEEITCYGIKTAAVIAIAKKYWKEIKTRDKPEIFALCEELYRSGYMEESFIVSEWAHALSGRYEREDLAVFRSWIGTYITNWAACDGFCNHTMGDFIDQFPEYTDELKCWTRSENRWMRRAAAVSLIVPAKHGKFLHEALGIAELLLTDSDDMVQKGYGWLLKEASRKHTEEVFAFVMKNKKEMPRTALRYAIELMPKDLKAEAMKKDW from the coding sequence ATGGACCCGGTTATCGAACGCATCCGGCAGGAGCTCCAGAGTCAGGCTGATCAGGAAATCCAGAAAACTTCCCGGCGGTTTTTCAAGGAAGAGATCACGTGCTATGGCATAAAAACCGCTGCCGTGATTGCCATTGCAAAAAAGTACTGGAAAGAGATCAAAACCCGGGACAAACCGGAGATCTTCGCACTCTGCGAGGAGCTCTACAGGTCAGGATATATGGAAGAATCCTTCATTGTCTCTGAATGGGCACACGCTCTCTCAGGACGGTATGAGAGAGAAGATCTCGCCGTCTTCCGTTCCTGGATCGGGACCTACATAACAAACTGGGCGGCGTGCGATGGTTTCTGCAACCACACCATGGGGGACTTTATCGACCAGTTCCCGGAATACACCGACGAGCTCAAATGCTGGACCCGGTCGGAGAACCGCTGGATGCGGCGGGCAGCTGCAGTCTCGCTCATCGTTCCGGCAAAGCATGGGAAATTCCTGCATGAGGCACTCGGAATCGCTGAACTCCTCCTGACCGATAGCGACGATATGGTGCAGAAAGGGTATGGCTGGCTGCTCAAGGAGGCGAGCCGGAAGCATACGGAAGAGGTATTTGCCTTCGTCATGAAGAACAAGAAGGAAATGCCCCGCACGGCCCTGAGGTACGCAATTGAGCTGATGCCGAAGGATCTCAAAGCAGAGGCTATGAAAAAGGACTGGTAA